In Tautonia rosea, the following proteins share a genomic window:
- a CDS encoding phage integrase N-terminal SAM-like domain-containing protein, which yields MAAKPKLLDQLREAVRTRHYSIRTEHAYVNWARRFILFHGTRHPIEMGEPEVGQFLTHLAVEGHVAASTQNQALSALLFLYREVLGRPLDEAIGPVVRADRPERLPVVLSRDEVRAVLDRLTGPHRLMAGLLYGAGLRLMECLRLRIKDVDFEQRHL from the coding sequence ATGGCGGCGAAGCCGAAGCTGCTGGATCAGCTCCGAGAGGCGGTGCGGACGAGGCATTACAGCATCCGGACCGAGCACGCCTATGTGAACTGGGCGCGGCGGTTCATCCTCTTCCACGGCACGCGGCACCCGATCGAGATGGGAGAGCCGGAGGTCGGGCAGTTCCTGACCCATCTGGCCGTCGAGGGCCACGTGGCGGCATCGACCCAGAATCAGGCGCTGTCGGCCCTGCTGTTCCTCTATCGCGAGGTCCTCGGCAGGCCGCTCGACGAGGCGATCGGCCCGGTCGTCCGCGCCGATCGGCCCGAGCGGCTGCCGGTGGTCCTCAGCCGCGACGAGGTCCGGGCCGTGCTCGACCGGCTCACGGGCCCGCACCGCCTGATGGCGGGCTTGCTCTACGGCGCCGGGCTCAGGCTGATGGAGTGCCTGCGGCTGCGGATCAAGGACGTCGACTTCGAGCAACGCCACCTCC